A genomic stretch from Lathyrus oleraceus cultivar Zhongwan6 chromosome 2, CAAS_Psat_ZW6_1.0, whole genome shotgun sequence includes:
- the LOC127120660 gene encoding UDP-glucuronate 4-epimerase 5: MDTKNTLPSTPGKLKPEKYYPPYNIHRIRLSKLTLYSSIFLAFIIFFFILSPPSPSPSSLRTHNPWGGPDWEKRVTKSARRSSASSLTVLVTGASGFVGTHVSLALKRRGDGVIGLDNFNRYYDPNLKRARQKVLSRAGVFVVEGDINDANLLHKLFDVVPFTHVMHLAAQAGVRYAMQNPNSYIHSNIAGFVSLLEASKSANPQPAIVYASSSSVYGLNSKVPFSEKDRTDQPASLYAATKKAGEEIAHAYNHIYGLSVTGLRFFTVYGPWGRPDMAYFFFTKDILKGKQITVFESPDGGSVARDFTYIDDIVKGCLGALDTAKRSTGVDGKKKGNAQYRIFNLGNTAPVPVTELVNILEKLLNVKVKRKVMPMPRNGDVKFTHANISRAQKELGYMPTTDLEGGLKKFVRWYLDFYSPLKNKSVW, encoded by the coding sequence ATGGATACCAAAAACACTTTACCATCAACACCTGGTAAATTAAAACCAGAAAAATATTACCCACCTTACAATATCCATCGCATTAGATTATCAAAACTCACACTATACTCTTCAATCTTCCTCGCTttcatcattttcttcttcatTCTCTCACCTCCTTCCCCTTCCCCTTCATCACTCCGTACTCACAACCCATGGGGCGGACCCGATTGGGAAAAACGGGTCACTAAATCCGCCCGTCGGAGCTCCGCTTCATCCCTCACTGTTCTTGTCACCGGTGCTTCCGGTTTCGTCGGTACTCACGTCTCACTTGCTCTTAAACGACGTGGAGATGGTGTCATCGGTCTTGACAATTTCAACCGCTATTATGACCCCAACCTCAAACGCGCCCGTCAGAAAGTACTCTCACGCGCCGGTGTTTTCGTCGTTGAAGGTGACATCAACGATGCGAATCTCCTTCATAAACTCTTCGATGTTGTTCCTTTTACACACGTCATGCATCTCGCTGCTCAAGCTGGGGTTCGTTACGCTATGCAAAACCCTAATTCGTATATTCATAGCAACATTGCAGGTTTTGTTAGTCTTCTAGAAGCTTCTAAGTCTGCGAATCCTCAACCTGCGATTGTTTACGCTTCATCGAGTTCGGTTTACGGTTTGAATTCGAAGGTTCCGTTTTCTGAAAAGGATCGGACTGATCAACCGGCGAGTCTGTATGCAGCTACGAAGAAAGCTGGTGAAGAAATTGCGCATGCTTATAATCATATCTATGGTCTTTCGGTTACTGGCTTGCGTTTCTTCACTGTTTATGGTCCTTGGGGTCGTCCTGATATGGCTTATTTCTTTTTTACTAAGGATATTTTGAAAGGGAAACAGATTACGGTGTTTGAATCACCGGATGGTGGAAGTGTTGCTAGAGATTTTACctacattgatgatattgtgaagGGGTGTTTAGGGGCTTTGGATACAGCTAAGAGAAGTACTGGTGTTGATGGGAAGAAGAAGGGAAATGCACAGTATAGGATTTTTAATTTGGGTAATACTGCGCCTGTTCCGGTTACGGAGCTTGTTAATATATTGGAGAAGCTTTTGAATGTGAAGGTAAAGAGGAAGGTGATGCCGATGCCGAGAAATGGGGATGTTAAGTTTACTCATGCTAATATAAGTAGGGCTCAAAAGGAGCTTGGATACATGCCTACTACTGATTTGGAAGGTGGACTCAAGAAGTTTGTGAGGTGGTACCTTGACTTTTACTCTCCTTTAAAGAACAAAAGTGTTTGGTGA
- the LOC127120662 gene encoding probable calcium-binding protein CML13, translating into MGKDLSDDQISSMKEAFTLFDTDGDGKIAPSELGILMRSLGGNPTQAQLKSIVAEENLTSPFDFARFLDLMSKHMKPEPFDRQLRDAFKVLDKDSTGFVSVNELRHILTSIGEKLEPAEFDEWIREVDVGSDGKIRYEDFIARMVAK; encoded by the coding sequence ATGGGCAAGGATCTGAGCGACGATCAAATTTCTTCCATGAAAGAAGCTTTCACTCTATTCGACACCGACGGCGACGGCAAGATCGCTCCATCGGAGCTCGGAATCCTCATGCGATCTCTCGGCGGAAACCCGACCCAAGCTCAACTCAAATCCATCGTTGCGGAAGAGAATCTCACATCACCGTTCGATTTCGCTCGGTTTCTGGATCTCATGTCCAAACACATGAAACCTGAGCCGTTCGATCGTCAGTTACGCGATGCTTTCAAGGTTCTCGACAAGGATTCCACCGGATTCGTCTCCGTCAACGAGCTTCGTCACATTCTCACCAGTATCGGTGAGAAGCTTGAGCCTGCTGAGTTTGATGAATGGATCAGGGAAGTTGATGTTGGTTCTGACGGCAAGATTCGCTACGAGGATTTCATCGCTAGAATGGTTGCTAAGTGA
- the LOC127120661 gene encoding 40S ribosomal protein S13, whose product MGRMHSSGKGISSSALPYKRTSPSWLKISSQDVDENICKFAKKGLTPSQIGVILRDSHGIAQVKSVTGNKILRILKAHGLAPEIPEDLYHLIKKAVSIRKHLERNRKDKDSKFRLILVESRIHRLARYYKKTKKLPPVWKYESTTASTLVA is encoded by the exons ATGGGGCGTATGCATAGTAGTGG TAAGGGTATATCCTCCTCCGCTTTGCCATACAAGCGAACTTCTCCTAGCTGGCTCAAGATCTCTTCACAAGAT GTGGATGAAAATATTTGCAAGTTTGCTAAGAAGGGTTTGACTCCTTCTCAGATCGGTGTTATTCTCCGTGATTCTCACGGTATTGCTCAGGTCAAGAGTGTTACCGGAAACAAAATCCTCCGCATTCTCAAAGCTCACG GACTTGCCCCTGAGATTCCTGAGGATCTATACCATTTGATCAAGAAGGCAGTTTCGATCCGCAAGCATTTGGAGAGGAACAGGAAGGACAAGGACTCTAAGTTCAGGCTCATTCTTGTTGAGAGCAGAATCCATAGGCTTGCTCGCTATTACAAGAAAACTAAGAAGCTTCCCCCTGTGTGGAAATA TGAATCAACAACCGCCAGCACTCTAGTTGCTTAA